The following are encoded together in the Citrobacter arsenatis genome:
- the recO gene encoding DNA repair protein RecO → MEGWQRAFVLHSRPWSETSLVLDVFTEESGRVRLVAKGARSKRSNLKGALQPFTPLLLRFGGRGEVKTLRSAEAVSLALPLSGITLYSGLYINELISRVLEYETRFSELFFDYLNCIQALAGATGSPEPALRRFELALLGHLGYGVDFTHCAGSGEPVDDTMTYRYREEKGFIASVVIDNSTFTGRHLKALESREFPDADTLRAAKRFTRMALKPYLGGKPLKSRELFRQFMPKRK, encoded by the coding sequence ATGGAAGGATGGCAACGCGCTTTTGTCCTGCATAGCCGCCCGTGGAGCGAAACCAGTCTCGTGCTGGACGTCTTCACGGAAGAGTCAGGCCGCGTGCGCCTTGTAGCCAAAGGCGCGCGTTCCAAGCGTTCCAATCTCAAAGGCGCACTCCAGCCTTTTACTCCGTTACTGCTTCGCTTTGGTGGACGTGGTGAGGTCAAAACCTTGCGCAGCGCCGAAGCCGTTTCTCTGGCACTCCCTCTTAGCGGTATCACGCTGTACAGCGGTTTGTATATCAACGAGCTTATTTCTCGCGTGCTTGAGTACGAGACCCGCTTTTCTGAACTCTTTTTTGATTACCTGAACTGTATTCAGGCACTGGCTGGCGCGACGGGTTCGCCAGAACCTGCGTTGCGTCGCTTTGAGCTGGCCTTGCTTGGTCACCTGGGCTACGGCGTCGATTTTACCCACTGTGCGGGCAGCGGCGAGCCGGTAGACGACACCATGACCTATCGCTACCGGGAAGAAAAAGGGTTTATTGCAAGCGTTGTAATTGATAACTCCACCTTTACCGGACGCCATCTGAAAGCACTCGAATCACGAGAATTTCCGGATGCTGATACGCTGCGCGCCGCGAAACGCTTTACCCGCATGGCGTTAAAGCCGTATCTTGGTGGTAAGCCCCTAAAGAGCCGCGAATTATTCCGGCAGTTTATGCCGAAGCGAAAATAA
- the era gene encoding GTPase Era codes for MSIDKTYCGFIAIVGRPNVGKSTLLNNLLGQKISITSRKAQTTRHRIVGIHTEGAYQAIYVDTPGLHMEEKRAINRLMNKAASSSIGDVELVIFVVEGTRWTPDDEMVLNKLRDGKAPVILAVNKVDNVQEKADLLPHLQFLASQMNFLDIVPISAETGLNVDTVAGIVRKHLPEAIHHFPEDYITDRSQRFMASEIIREKLMRFLGAELPYSVTVEIERFISNERGGYDINGLILVEREGQKKMVIGNKGAKIKTIGIEARKDMQEMFEAPVHLELWVKVKSGWADDERALRSLGYGDDV; via the coding sequence ATGAGCATCGATAAAACTTACTGCGGATTTATTGCCATCGTCGGTCGCCCGAACGTCGGTAAATCGACCCTGTTGAATAATCTGCTTGGGCAGAAGATTTCCATTACCTCACGTAAGGCTCAGACAACACGTCACCGTATTGTTGGCATCCATACCGAAGGCGCGTATCAGGCGATTTATGTTGATACTCCTGGCCTGCATATGGAAGAAAAACGGGCGATTAACCGCCTGATGAACAAAGCGGCGAGCAGCTCGATTGGTGATGTTGAACTGGTTATTTTCGTTGTCGAAGGCACTCGCTGGACGCCGGACGACGAAATGGTGCTCAACAAACTGCGCGACGGTAAAGCTCCGGTAATTCTGGCCGTGAACAAAGTAGACAACGTTCAGGAAAAAGCCGATCTGCTGCCGCACCTGCAGTTCCTGGCAAGCCAGATGAACTTCCTCGATATCGTCCCGATCTCTGCCGAAACCGGTCTGAATGTCGATACCGTCGCGGGCATCGTGCGTAAGCACCTGCCGGAAGCCATTCATCACTTCCCGGAAGATTACATCACCGACCGTTCTCAGCGCTTTATGGCCTCTGAAATCATCCGTGAAAAGCTGATGCGTTTTCTGGGGGCTGAGCTGCCGTACTCCGTTACCGTGGAGATTGAGCGTTTCATCTCTAACGAGCGCGGTGGCTACGACATTAACGGTCTGATCCTCGTTGAACGTGAAGGGCAGAAGAAGATGGTTATTGGCAACAAAGGGGCCAAGATTAAAACCATCGGCATCGAAGCGCGTAAAGACATGCAGGAGATGTTCGAAGCGCCCGTTCACCTCGAACTGTGGGTGAAAGTGAAATCCGGCTGGGCCGATGACGAACGCGCGCTGCGCAGCCTCGGTTACGGCGACGACGTCTAA
- the acpS gene encoding holo-ACP synthase → MAILGLGTDIVEIARIEAVISRSGDRLARRVLSDNEWAIWETHQQPVRFLAKRFAVKEAAAKAFGTGIRNGLAFNQFEVFNDELGKPRLRLWGEALNLAEKLGVAHMHVTLADERHYACATVIIES, encoded by the coding sequence ATGGCGATTTTGGGATTAGGTACGGATATCGTGGAGATTGCCCGCATCGAAGCGGTGATCTCTCGTTCCGGCGACCGTCTTGCAAGACGCGTGCTTAGCGATAACGAATGGGCAATTTGGGAGACGCATCAGCAGCCGGTGCGTTTTCTGGCGAAGCGTTTTGCGGTCAAAGAGGCGGCAGCAAAAGCCTTCGGGACGGGTATTCGCAACGGCCTGGCGTTTAATCAGTTTGAGGTCTTTAACGACGAACTCGGTAAGCCGCGTCTGCGGTTATGGGGGGAGGCGTTAAACCTGGCGGAAAAACTCGGCGTCGCACACATGCATGTGACGCTGGCCGATGAGCGTCATTACGCCTGCGCTACGGTGATTATCGAAAGTTAG
- a CDS encoding MurR/RpiR family transcriptional regulator, translated as MNCLIRIRQRYPDLAQSDKKLADYLLAQPDTARHLSSQQLAFEAGVSQSSVVKFAQKMGFKGFPALKLAISEALASNPNPHSIPVHNQIRGDDPMRMVGEKLIKENVAAMHATLDVNSEEKLMESVTMLRSARRIIVTGIGASGLVAQNFAWKLLKIGFNAMVERDMHALLATVQALSPHDLLLAISYTGERRELNLAADETLRAGAKILAITGFTPNALQQRASHCLYTIAEEQATRSAAISSTHAQMMLTDLLFMALVQQDLEHAPERIRHSEALVKKLV; from the coding sequence ATGAACTGTTTAATTCGCATTCGTCAGCGTTACCCGGACCTCGCGCAAAGCGATAAAAAACTCGCGGATTATCTTCTTGCTCAGCCGGATACCGCACGTCATCTCAGCTCACAGCAACTGGCTTTTGAAGCGGGCGTCAGCCAGTCCAGCGTGGTGAAGTTCGCGCAAAAGATGGGTTTTAAAGGGTTTCCGGCACTGAAACTGGCGATCAGCGAAGCGCTGGCCAGCAACCCCAATCCCCATTCCATTCCGGTGCATAATCAGATTCGTGGTGACGACCCGATGCGGATGGTGGGCGAGAAGCTGATTAAAGAGAACGTGGCGGCGATGCATGCGACGCTGGACGTCAACAGCGAAGAGAAACTGATGGAGAGCGTCACTATGCTGCGTTCAGCCCGACGCATTATCGTGACCGGGATTGGCGCATCGGGTCTGGTCGCGCAGAATTTTGCCTGGAAGCTGCTGAAGATTGGTTTTAACGCGATGGTGGAACGCGACATGCACGCCCTGCTGGCGACGGTGCAAGCGCTTTCGCCCCACGATCTGCTGCTGGCCATTTCGTATACCGGAGAGCGCCGCGAGCTCAACCTGGCTGCGGACGAAACATTGCGCGCCGGAGCTAAAATTCTCGCTATCACCGGATTTACACCGAACGCTCTGCAGCAACGGGCAAGTCATTGTCTGTACACCATTGCCGAGGAGCAGGCCACGCGCAGCGCAGCAATTTCTTCCACCCACGCGCAAATGATGCTCACTGATTTACTGTTTATGGCGCTGGTGCAGCAGGATTTGGAGCATGCCCCGGAACGCATTCGCCACAGCGAAGCGCTGGTAAAAAAACTGGTCTGA
- the murQ gene encoding N-acetylmuramic acid 6-phosphate etherase yields the protein MNLGALVSETRNPQTMDLDALSTLELVHRFNQQDTLVAQAVKATLPHVARAVDAAADALKAGGRIIYMGAGTSGRLGVLDASECPPTFGVPHGLVVGLIAGGPGALLKAVEGAEDNPQLGEDDLRALNLTAQDLVVGLAASGRTPYVIGGLKYAHSVGCTTVAISCNPDSPIAHEADIAISPVVGPEALTGSTRLKSGTAQKLVLNMISTGAMVRFGKVYQNLMVDMQATNVKLVDRACRMVVEATGIAREQAQALLKQTDFDVKPAILMALTGLDAAAAREKLAAHQGFLRAALEN from the coding sequence ATGAATCTCGGTGCATTAGTTTCAGAAACCCGCAATCCTCAGACAATGGATCTGGATGCGCTCTCCACGCTGGAGTTGGTTCATCGTTTTAATCAACAGGATACGCTGGTAGCACAAGCAGTAAAAGCAACTCTACCTCACGTTGCGCGCGCGGTCGATGCAGCAGCTGACGCGCTTAAAGCCGGTGGACGAATTATTTACATGGGAGCAGGTACCAGCGGGCGGCTTGGGGTGCTGGACGCGTCTGAATGCCCACCGACCTTCGGCGTCCCGCATGGTCTGGTGGTCGGGCTAATTGCCGGCGGGCCGGGCGCGCTGCTGAAGGCGGTAGAAGGCGCGGAAGATAACCCGCAGTTAGGCGAAGACGATCTGCGAGCGCTCAATCTTACCGCACAGGATCTGGTGGTGGGGCTGGCAGCCTCTGGTCGCACGCCGTATGTGATTGGGGGGCTGAAATATGCGCATTCGGTGGGCTGTACGACGGTGGCTATATCCTGCAATCCGGATTCCCCTATCGCGCATGAAGCGGATATTGCCATCTCTCCGGTAGTGGGGCCTGAGGCGTTAACCGGTTCAACACGACTGAAATCCGGCACCGCGCAAAAGCTGGTGCTCAATATGATCTCCACCGGCGCGATGGTGAGATTTGGCAAGGTATACCAGAACCTGATGGTGGATATGCAGGCCACCAACGTCAAGCTGGTCGATCGGGCGTGCCGCATGGTGGTTGAAGCCACCGGCATTGCGCGTGAACAGGCACAGGCGCTGCTGAAGCAGACCGATTTTGACGTTAAGCCGGCTATTTTAATGGCGCTCACCGGCCTGGATGCCGCAGCCGCCCGCGAAAAGCTTGCCGCTCACCAGGGTTTTTTACGCGCGGCGTTAGAAAACTAA
- a CDS encoding YfhL family 4Fe-4S dicluster ferredoxin, whose translation MALLITKKCINCDMCEPECPNEAISMGDSIYEINSDKCTECVGHYDTPTCQKVCPIPNTILKDPAHVETEEQLWDKFVLMHHADKL comes from the coding sequence ATGGCCCTGTTAATCACTAAAAAGTGTATCAATTGCGATATGTGCGAGCCCGAATGCCCGAATGAGGCGATTTCGATGGGCGACAGCATTTACGAGATTAACAGCGACAAGTGCACGGAATGCGTAGGCCATTACGACACACCAACCTGCCAGAAGGTGTGCCCGATCCCCAATACTATTTTGAAAGATCCGGCACATGTCGAAACAGAAGAACAGCTGTGGGATAAGTTTGTGCTAATGCACCACGCCGATAAACTTTAA
- a CDS encoding PTS transporter subunit EIIC — protein sequence MDKTAVLASDILLGVGGEKNILRLENCMTRVRVEVQDDGKIDIPRLRQLPGVSGYVKQGVQHQIIVGPGKAAKVVDAMRSLITDGGERADANDIERTKSEAKAKYKAPMSDALRKLANVFIPLIPAFIASGLITGIINILKRPDIVGDFATHYPNMLGLMGIFGSAVFAIMNILVGVNTAKVFGGSLAMGGVMAGILSSPQLAQITLFGEALQPGRGGVIAVLLVVALMCWIERKFRELLPESLELILNPLLTTIITGAIAIVALQPLGGWISESIAHGASWAIDRGGFLVGAVLAGTFLPLVLTGLHQGLVPIHVELVQAHGHNALFPILAMAGVGQVGAAIAVLMKTRNARLKKVIKGALPVGLLGIGEPLIFGVTLPLGKPFIGACLGGAVGGALISYWKVATVITFGISGLPLALTIVAGKVMFYLLGYLVAVIAGFLFTWLLGFNDPEE from the coding sequence ATGGATAAGACGGCGGTGCTGGCCAGCGACATTCTGCTGGGCGTTGGCGGAGAAAAAAATATTCTGCGCCTGGAAAACTGTATGACCCGCGTCAGAGTGGAAGTTCAGGATGACGGAAAGATTGATATTCCTCGCCTGCGGCAACTGCCCGGTGTTAGCGGCTACGTGAAGCAGGGCGTACAGCACCAGATCATCGTCGGCCCTGGTAAAGCCGCCAAAGTGGTGGATGCTATGCGTTCCCTGATTACCGATGGCGGCGAACGCGCAGATGCGAATGATATCGAGCGCACGAAGTCAGAGGCCAAAGCGAAGTACAAAGCGCCGATGAGCGATGCGCTGCGCAAGCTGGCAAACGTCTTTATCCCTCTTATTCCGGCGTTTATTGCCTCTGGTTTGATTACCGGCATTATTAATATTCTTAAGCGACCGGACATCGTGGGGGATTTTGCGACCCACTATCCGAACATGCTGGGGCTGATGGGCATATTCGGCAGCGCCGTGTTTGCCATTATGAATATTCTGGTTGGGGTGAATACCGCCAAAGTCTTCGGCGGTTCTCTGGCGATGGGCGGGGTGATGGCGGGGATCCTCTCCAGCCCGCAGCTGGCGCAAATTACCCTGTTTGGCGAAGCGTTACAGCCGGGGCGCGGCGGGGTGATCGCGGTACTGTTGGTGGTAGCGTTGATGTGCTGGATCGAACGCAAATTCCGCGAACTGTTGCCGGAATCACTGGAACTGATCCTTAACCCACTGCTGACCACCATCATTACCGGGGCCATCGCGATTGTGGCGCTGCAACCGCTTGGCGGCTGGATTTCCGAATCTATCGCTCACGGCGCATCCTGGGCAATAGATCGCGGCGGTTTCCTGGTCGGAGCGGTGCTGGCGGGAACGTTTCTGCCGCTGGTGCTGACCGGGCTTCATCAGGGGTTGGTGCCTATCCACGTTGAGCTGGTACAGGCGCACGGTCATAACGCGCTCTTTCCTATCCTTGCAATGGCGGGCGTTGGACAAGTGGGGGCTGCGATTGCGGTTTTGATGAAGACCCGCAATGCGCGGCTAAAAAAAGTGATCAAAGGAGCGCTGCCGGTCGGATTGCTGGGCATTGGTGAGCCGCTGATTTTTGGCGTCACGCTGCCGTTGGGTAAGCCATTTATCGGTGCTTGCCTTGGCGGAGCGGTTGGTGGGGCGCTGATTAGCTACTGGAAGGTGGCGACGGTTATCACCTTTGGTATCTCCGGTTTACCGTTGGCACTGACGATTGTTGCCGGAAAAGTGATGTTCTATCTGTTAGGCTATCTGGTAGCAGTTATCGCC
- the pdxJ gene encoding pyridoxine 5'-phosphate synthase, producing the protein MAELLLGVNIDHIATLRNARGTAYPDPVQAAFIVEQAGADGITVHLREDRRHITDRDVRILRQTLDTRMNLEMAVTEEMLAIAVETKPHFCCLVPEKRQEVTTEGGLDVAGQRDKMRDACKRLADAGILVSLFIDADEEQIKAAAEVGAPFIEIHTGCYADAKTDAEQASELARIAKAATFAASLGLKVNAGHGLTYHNVKAIARIPEMHELNIGHAIIGRAVMSGLKDAVVEMKRLMLEARG; encoded by the coding sequence ATGGCCGAATTACTGTTAGGCGTCAACATTGATCACATTGCCACTTTACGTAATGCACGCGGTACCGCATACCCGGATCCGGTTCAGGCAGCGTTTATCGTTGAACAGGCGGGCGCGGATGGTATTACCGTACACCTGCGTGAAGACCGTCGCCATATCACCGACCGTGACGTGCGTATTCTGCGCCAGACGCTGGATACGCGTATGAATCTGGAAATGGCGGTTACCGAAGAGATGCTGGCGATTGCCGTTGAGACTAAGCCGCATTTTTGCTGCCTGGTGCCGGAAAAACGTCAGGAAGTTACCACCGAAGGTGGTCTGGACGTCGCCGGTCAGCGTGACAAAATGCGCGACGCCTGCAAACGCCTGGCGGACGCCGGCATTCTGGTTTCGCTGTTTATCGACGCCGATGAAGAGCAGATTAAGGCCGCTGCGGAAGTGGGCGCGCCGTTTATTGAAATTCACACCGGCTGTTACGCCGATGCGAAAACCGACGCGGAACAGGCCAGTGAACTGGCGCGTATCGCCAAAGCGGCGACTTTTGCAGCCAGCCTTGGCCTGAAGGTGAATGCGGGTCACGGCCTGACGTATCACAACGTTAAAGCCATCGCGCGGATCCCGGAAATGCACGAACTGAATATCGGTCATGCCATTATCGGGCGCGCGGTGATGAGCGGTCTGAAAGACGCGGTAGTAGAAATGAAACGCCTGATGCTGGAAGCGCGTGGCTAA